Proteins found in one Miscanthus floridulus cultivar M001 chromosome 4, ASM1932011v1, whole genome shotgun sequence genomic segment:
- the LOC136550477 gene encoding xylose isomerase-like — MEKLGVDKWCFHDRDIAPDGKTLEEINANLDEIVELAKQLQANFLQAAVDYTKKIGFNGTLLIEPKPQEPTKHQYSV; from the exons ATGGAGAAGCTGGGAGTTGACAAATGGTGTTTCCATGATAGGGATATTGCCCCGGATGGGAAAACTCTTGAA GAAATAAATGCTAACTTGGATGAGATAGTTGAGCTGGCAAAGCAGCTCCAG GCTAACTTTCTTCAAGCTGCTGTTGACTACACGAAGAAGATCGGATTCAACG GAACACTGTTGATAGAGCCTAAACCACAAGAACCTACAAAACACCA GTATTCAGTTTGA
- the LOC136552810 gene encoding thymidylate kinase-like: MTALVRLAGRAASWSRVGKAAAAATAPSPLGLFAQRRRAFQGVRMETSGSKGGRGALVVLEGLDRSGKSSQCARLLSFLKGKGYDAEGWRFPDRATSVGQMISAYLANESQLDDKTIHLLFSANRWEKRALMESKLVSGTTLIVDRYSYSGVAFSAAKGLDIEWCKAPENGLIAPDLVIYLDVQPEKAAERGGYGGERYEKIEFQKKVAEHYHSLRDSTWKAVDGSLPMETVEEKLRDLATSCIQECQGNPLTNLAW, encoded by the exons ATGACTGCATTGGTTCGGCTCGCCGGAAGAGCAGCTTCGTGGAGCAG GGTCGgcaaagcggcggcggcggcgacagcacCCTCTCCCCTCGGCTTGTTCGCGCAGCGCCGGAGGGCGTTTCAGGGCGTGAGAATGGAGACGTCGGGCAGCAAGGGCGGCCGTGGCGCTCTGGTGGTCCTGGAAGGCCTGGACCGGAGCGGGAAATCGTCGCAGTGTGCCCGGCTGCTGTCCTTCCTCAAAGGCAAAGGCTACGATGCCGAAGGATGGAGGTTCCCTGACAGGGCCACCAGTGTCGGGCAGATGATCTCTGCCTACCTCGCGAACGAGTCGCAGCTTGATGACAAGACGATTCATCTGCTCTTCAGCGCCAATCGCTGGGAGAAAAG AGCTTTGATGGAGAGCAAGCTAGTCAGTGGAACTACTCTCATTGTAGACCGCTATTCTTATTCAGGCGTGGCGTTCTCAGCTGCTAAAGGGCTTGACATTGAGTGGTGCAAG GCTCCAGAAAATGGACTTATTGCTCCAGACCTTGTAATATATCTTGATGTACAGCCAGAG AAAGCGGCTGAAAGAGGAGGCTATGGAGGTGAGCGATATGAAAAGATAGAGTTCCAAAAGAAAGTTGCAGAGCATTACCATTCACTCCGTGATTCGACATGGAAG GCGGTCGATGGTTCCCTTCCCATGGAGACCGTTGAAGAAAAACTGAGAGATTTAGCCACGAGCTGCATTCAGGAGTGCCAAGGGAACCCACTTACCAATCTGGCCTGGTGA